DNA from Candidatus Poribacteria bacterium:
GTGCGTCGTAGAGTGGCGGTGAATCTTCCGGTGTAGATGACAGACTTGCTTGCACATCGCTTTGAACGCCATCGCGTAATTTTTCCTCCGGCATTAGAGACGAACCACTACCACCACGCATCTGTAGTGCTGCTTCTCGTTCAGCACCGGTTAGTTTCCCGTCCTTATCCTTATCAAACTGCTCAACCAGTTTTTCCGGTGGTTGGGGTCCGCGTCGTCCACCACCAAAGCCCGGCATCCCGCCGGGTCCCCCGAAGCCTCTATCCGGGACGGCACTTTGTCGCATCTTCTCAATCTCTTCACGACTGAGTTTATCACCGGTGAATGCCTCTAAGCCTGTGACTCGAAGCATGAGTTCGTCTTCTTCATTGCTCAGTTTACCATCTCCATTGAGGTCGAACCGCTTCTGTTCATCCGAGAGTTTTGGCGATTCCTGATTGTTTTGGGCATCCGCATAGGTTACCCAACCCATAATTATTAGCACGATGAGTGTTATAGATTTAAGTTGTTTCATTGTGTTCTCCTTTCAGTTTTAGACCTATCTAATCTATAGAGGTTCGCATTTTCTCTGATTAGCTTCATTCTTTATCCATTTTTACCTCTGTAACATTTTCAATTCCTGAGAGTTCGTTAAAAAAAGTAAGCCATTCCTGTGGATTTGCCAATTTAATTCGGAAGGTTAGTTCAACCAATTGGGACTTTTTAATCCGCTTGTCGATTAAGCGTTCATAGACGAGGTATTTATCAAAAAGCGGACGATAAACGGTTTCAAAATTCTGGTCGGGCGGCAGACAGAACTCTAAACTGAATTCGTTATCGCTGTTAAAGCGTTGATGCCAGTAGTATATGGCAAGGATGATGATACCGATAAGGAATGTCGCCAGAATCGCGACAGATGGATTTCCGGCACCGACCGCCATGCCAACCGCTAACGCGTAAAAAACAAAGCCGATGTCACGCGGGTCTTGGATAGCAGTACGGAACCGAATAATGGACAGTGCCCCTACTAAACTAAACGCCCGTGCGATACTGTCTCCGATAATCACCATCACCACAGAAATCAGCATACACAGGATGATGAGGGTGTCGGTAAAGGATTTTTGTGGGACTTTAGTGTGGGTCCACTGATAGATGTTAACAATAAAAACGCTGAGCGCGAAAGAAAGTATCAGTCTAAGAGCATCAGCACCAAGTGTTACAAGCGGTGGTAGGGTTAAAAAGTCGAGTAATGTATCCATTCCTATTTGCCAATTAGAGATTTGTAGATGTAGTTTATCATAATTAGACAAGTTTGTGTATAAATTATTGAAAAATTGTGTTACGAGAATAGAATAGGACAGATTTGGTTGAACTGTAAGGGCGGATTACCTGATGGTTCCGCCCGTTTTGCGGTAAAGAAATTCTGGGTAGTGCCTATTCAGATGTGGTTTTCGTTTCTGTTCCGTAGAGGGCTATGCGATCAATCATACCTGTTGACGATCCTAACACAACGCGGATGGCATCTGTAGAAAGAGGTGCTTGGATAATATAAGGTGATTTCCGAATCGGTGTTTTGATTGCCTTAACAATCCGCCAGTTATCTTCGCCCATCCGAGCATAAACGGTCATATTTCTCAAGGGTTCAATCGGATCGAAGTGGATTTCGATTCGACTGATGGAACGTCTTTCTGGAAGTATCCACTTCTGAATCGAGCCAGTGCCGCTTTCGGACATCTCATAAGCCTCTGTCATACCGCCATCGACGCGAACTGTGTTTTGCGCTGCCATGGAAAGACAACCGAGCAGCACGAACGGAAGTAACGCAAATACGAAGAGGCTATAGATGGAATTTTGGGGTGAAATCATAATTTGTTCCTCCTATTGTGATAGACGGATTTTGATAGTGTTGTGCCTATTTTATGTTTCTGCTTCCTGACGAATTAGGATGCCAACGAATATCCCTGAAAAAGCCAGAATTGCAAGCGCGTAAGGTGCTGCTTCAGCGAACATCGCTTCTGTCGTGTAACTCCAGACGTTAAGCGCGAGCGTTTCATATCCAGCCGGTGATAAGAGAAAGGTAAGCGGCAGCTCCTTCATCGTCGCAAGGAAAACGAGCGCAGTGGCGGTAAGCATGCCGCGCATGAGAGTTGGAAGAAGTGCTCTGAAAAATGCCTGTATCGGTGAATACCCAAGTGAGCGAGCTGCCTCCTCCAAGTGTGGGGATGCTTGATAAAGTGAACTCCGCACCGGTCCAATCGCTTCTGCAAGGAAGTGTAGCGTACACGCATAGATGAGCACAGGCAATGTTTTGTAGATAAAAGACATCGTGTTTAAAACGAAAAAAATGAGCGACAGTGCAAAAGCGAGTGGCGGTATAGCATAAACGATATAGGCGACGCGTGCTAACATGTTTGACAGACGAGATGGGTATCGGACCCCTACATAGGCAAACGGGACTGCTAGGAACGCACACAGGATCCCTGCGGGTATTGCGATCGAAAGTGAGCCGATAAGGGAATTCGCAAGTCCTTCTAACGCTGTACGATCGAATCCTTTAAACATCCATAGAAGGATAGCACCGGTTGGGACCACTACAGTCAGGAATGTGAGCACACCGAGATATAAGTAAGCAGGAACACGCCACCCACCGAGTGGAATCTGGGACAACTGACGGGAAACGCCGCTCCCTGCGCGATGAAGGACCACTCGGTTTAACAATTTTGCTTCAAGGTAAAGCAGGCATGCGGTAAATGCAAGGAGCATCAGCGCAAGCCACGCCGCGTAAATGTGTTCAAAAGAGAGTGTATACTCTATATAGAGTGCGTAGCTAAAGGTCTCATAGCGCATCAGCGACACAACACCAAAGTCGCCGATGACGTGTAAACTGATGAGCAGCCCGCTGGCGTAAAGCGCGGGACGCAGCTGCGGAAGAATGACGCGAAAGAAAACCTCGCGGTACCGATAGCCGAGACTTCGGGCGGACTCCTCAAGGCTTGGATCTAATCCCAGTAGAGCGGTGCGCAAGTTTAGAAAGAGATAAGGGCTTGTGTAGGCACTCAGTGCGAGAAGTGCCCCCGAGTAACCGCTGAGGCGCGGGATGCTCGTGCCGAAGAGTTGGGCGACGATTCCTGTGTTTCCTCCGAGTGCCAAGAGCGCGTAAGCCATCACGTAGCCTGGGATCGCGAGTGGCAAGGCGTACAGCACCGTGAAGAAACGTTTTCCCCGCAAGTTCACTCTGGTTGTTAACCATGCGGCAGGGGTTACCAAAAGGATGTCTAATCCAAGAACGCCACCGGTCAGTAGGAGTGTGTTAAAGAAAAGTTTCGCGTTTCGCCAGCGGAAAACAATTTGCCCAAGCGCGGTACCTTCCGCAGAAAGTGCTTTGACGAGCAGATAAGCCAACGGGATAAGCCCACCAATGCCTACAGCAACTGCGAGGATAAGGAAATAGCGGTGTACGCTTACTGATTTTAGTTTTGGCATCCCATTCTGTCGTCTTAACTGCCTGACCGGAAGATGCGACTTCTATAAAATCTCGGCACGCCGCAACAGCTCAACTGTTCCATCAAGATCGTCTATATCGTTGAGGTTAAATGTTGGAGCCAATTGAAGCAGTTCGGAAAGGGGCAGCAGATCCACGTGTGGTGTCACACCCTCAATGGTGGGGTATTCAAAAACGTCACTGGTGAAATATTGCTGTGCTTTGGCGGATAACAAGAATTCTACAAACTTCAGGGCTGCTTCTTTATTCTTGCTGCTCTTTAACACGCCGACACCGGCAATATTAACAAGATTTCCTGGATCGCTTGCCTTAAAGAAGGTTTGCGCTACAGGAAAGTTGGCATCCTTGCTTTTGAAGCGGAGAAGATAGTAGTGATTCGGCAGCCCGACATCTATTTCGCCTGCAGCGAGTGCCTCTATGATGGGTGTGTTCTTCGCATATTTTTTCGCGCCGTTCGCCTTCATGTCGCGTAGCCATTTCTCTGTGCGTTCTTCACCGACTTGCACGCGTAGGAAGGTAACAAATGCTTGGAAGGAGGCGTTCGTTGGTGCCCAGCCAACTCTGCCTTTCCACATGGGTTTCGTTAAATCGAAAATGCTTTGCGGAAGTTCTTTCATTTTAACGCGTTCTGGTGCATAAGCAAGGACGCGCGCTCTACCACTTGTTGCTACCCAGAAACTCTCGGCATCTCTGAAGCCTGAAGGTACTTTTGTGAGTATAGTTTCGGGGAGTTTTTCAAACATCGCCTTTTTACTCACCGCACCGAGCGCACCAGCGTCCTGTGCCCAAAAGAGCGCGGCGGGGCTTTTGTCGCCTTCTGTTATGAGTGCAGCGGCGAGTTGCGTTGTGTTGCCATAACTTACCTCTACTTGAATACCGCTTTTTTCTTCAAACTGCTTGATGATTGGTTCAACGAGACTCTTACTTCGTCCAGAATAGATAGTCAATGTCTCAGCGTAGACTGTTCCGACAAGGGTGAATAAGAGCAAAATTAGCGAACAGGAATTGAACAAGTTGAATCGATTGTTAAAAAACATAATGTTTCCTTTGTGTAGTTAATAGACTGTACATCAGAATCCGAACTGATGTAAGTTTTGTCTGATTTGATACAAAAAAGTTCGGAATTGTTGGATAGAAGCGTCAACGCTTCGGTATGACCCGCCAGCGTGTGTTCATACCCGCTGTAATATGATCGGCAACATGGCAGTGATAGAGCCAATTGCCGGGTGTCTTCGCCGTCATGTCAACCGTAACCATCGTGCCGGGTAGTAACTCTACAACGTCAGTGCGTTTCCCCGCGTTTAGCACTGTCTGACCGTGCCAGTGTGCGGTGTGCATATCAACTTCAGTGCCTAATCCGATAAGATACCAGCGTACCCGGTCATGCTGCTCGACTTCCAGCCCTTGTAAGTTGCCGAAAATGAAACCGTTAATGGCATGCTTGAGATTCCCTTCTTCTGCTTCTTCGGGTGAGTCATAAGCCTCAGTCTGACCACTTTTGACAATTTCTCGGTCATTCTCGTTAAAGATAAGGAACAGGGTTGTAAATGCTTTATCGATATCTTTCGGACGCGGGTCCTCGGGTGAGCGTTCCATCCCTTTTTTGGTGACAACAACAGTTCCAATTAAACCGTCATAAACCTCTGTGACAGCATCGACGTGCGAATGGTAAAGCCAGACAATAGACGATGGATCGTTCGGACCGGGGGCAGCGTCTCTGTCTGCTTCCCAGTGGTAGGTGAACATGCTTCCCGGTTTCACTGCTGCACCGGAGCCTTTCATATCTGCACCTTCGTTTTCTTCATCGTATTGTAGTCCATGTACATGGATACTCAGTGGCTTATCGGCGCGATTGAGAAAATGCACCCGTACGCTATCGCCTTCAACAACGTGGAGTTGCGGTCCGAGAATACCCATCCATACCGGTTGTTCGACTTTTGTTGTGTAGGTGCTATCGGTATATTGAATATAGCGGTATTTTTTATACACGAGTGCTTTGCCCCAAACGTCCAATCCCATATTTGGTCTGATAAGATTTTGTCCGCTCGGTGCATAGTTCCATTCAACTTTCTCGGCGGCGATCCAATATTCTCGCGTTGCAGCTTCAGTGAAACCGGTAAAGAGAGACAGCATCACACCGATAAAAAAGAGAAGTATATGGTATGTAAATTGTGGATTTCTTGTATTGGAGAGAACACGTAATCTATGCTTGCGCGCTGTTAAGACTATATTCGTGATATTGAGACTCATTTTCAAAAGATACGACTTTAAAGCAGATCTCATAAAATGCTAAACCTCAGCCGATTAAATTTGCATTCAATTATACCACCAAAAATAGAAGGTGTCAAAAAAATCTTGGGTCATGTAAGTTAAACACTGGTTCACGTCCTCAGTCTAAACGAGTTTGTTCTCAATCAAGTTGTGGGTCAAGGGCATCTCGGAGTGCATCACCGAGAAGATTAAAGCCTAAAACGATAAGGAAAATAGCAATGCCGGGGGCAGTGACAGCCAAAGGTGCTCTGCGGATAAACTTTCGGTTTTCGTTGAGCATCGCACCCCATTCTGGTTCGCCAATCTCCGCACCAAGTCCTAAAAAACTCAGTCCTGCAGCGTCTAAGATGGCTGCGCCAATACCTAAAGTTGCCTGAACAATCAGAGGGGCGAGGCAGTTCGGGAGGACGGTGGTCAGAAGAATCCGATTATCGCTCGCACCGATTACCTTCGCAGCGACGACATAGTCTAATTCACGGACTTTAAGAACTGCAGCGCGCAAAATTCGGGCGTATTGTGGGATATAAACAATTGAGACAGCGATAATCGCGTTGGTGAGACTCTGCCCTAAAATTGTGACAATGACCATGGCGAGGAGGATGCTCGGCATTGCAAGCATCATATCCATCACGCGCATAATCAGGTTGTCGATTCTTCCGCCATAATAGCCAGCGATTGCACCGAAGAGCATCCCAAACCCAACAGAGAAAGTCATTGCGACGAATCCAACCTTCAAGGATATACGGGTCCCATAGACAATCCTGCTGAAAATGTCGCGCCCAACGCCATCAGTGCCCAGGTAGTTCACATCTGACCAACCTTTGAGGCGTTCAACGACGTTTGCGTGCCTTGGATCGTGTGTTGCAATGAGCGGAGCAAAAATGGCGACAGCAATGAAGAACAATATGATGGAAGCACCAATCATGGCGGAACGGTGTCTTAAGAGTTTGCGGAGGACGAGATGTTGGTTGGTATTTGTTATTGGGGTATTCATCTGGCTTCGTCTCCGATACGGATGCGTGGATCAAAATAGGCGTACAACATGTCTACGATAAGATTGACGAACATAAAGACCGTTGCGACGAAAAGCACGCCACCTTGCACGGCGCGGACATCGCGCGCCTCAACGGCGGCGCGTAACCATGAACCGAGTCCGGGCCAGGAAAAAATATGTTCAGTTAGGATCGCTCCACCCAGCAGATAACCGAATTCTAAGCCGATGATTGTCAAGACAGGCACCATACTGTTTTTCATTGCATGTTTGCCGATGACTTTCCACCGCGACAAACCTTTCGCATACGCCGTCATAATATACGGTTGATTGAGCACTTCGAGGAGACTGGAGCGGGTCATCCGAGCGATGATTGCTAACGGGATGGTCCCCAATGTTACCGCTGGAAGAATGAGATGCGCGATGGCATTTCGGAAGGCAGCGAAATTCCCCATAAGAAGCGTGTCAATAAGGTAGAAACCGGTACGCGATTGGATGTCTAAATCCAATATTACATCTAATCGTCCTGTGCTTGGTAGTATCGGAAAGAAATAAGAGAAAAGCAGAATAAGCATCAAGCCTAACCAGAAGATTGGCATAGAGATACCAGCGAGAGATATGGACATTGAGAAATAGTCCAAAAATCTTCCGCGGGAGATCGCCGCAATAACGCCTGCTCCGATACCGAATACGATGGAAAATGCCATTGCAGCGAGGGTTAGTTCAGCCGTTGCCGGGAAATAGCGTTTGATTTCTTCAATGACGGGTTGTTTTGTTTTGAACGAGCGTCCAAAGTCAAGATGTGCGACATCCCATAGAAATTTGGCGTATTGGTGATATAGGGGTTTATCAAGTCCCATTTCTTCTCGAAGTTCGATGAGTGCTTTTTCGGTCGCGCGTTCTCCCAAAATAGCGACGGCGGCATCGCCGGGGATGAGGTGTACCATCAGGAAAACAAGGAGCGATACCGCCAAAAGGGATAAACCGATCGAAAGAAAGCGTTGGAGGAGATATGAGAGCAAGAGTTGAACCTTCGCTATTTTTTAACGATTCAGTATCTGTATTCTCACTACGAAGCAAACGTCCGCAGCAACTCAGAAGCAATCGTTAAAAAATTAGAAAAATGGGTTGTGTAATTTCTCCTCACCTACGGTAGTGGAGGGTCCGTGCCCCGGAAAGAGTCTAACCGCGTCTGGAAGTGAGAGTAAGTTGTCGCGAACGCTGTCGATTTCATCCTGATAAGAGATGTTGGGACCCCCGACGGAACCAGCGAAAATCGCATCGCCCACAAAGGCTACATCCTGTGCGATAAAACTACATCCACCGCGGGTATGTCCGGGCGTATTGACAACGTTTACCATCAGTTCACCGACAGTGAGGGCATCGCCATGCGCAACCTCATGGAGTCTGTTTTCGCTCCGCGGTTTCGGTTCGTTCCTATGGATGTAAGTTTCGCATCCGGTAGCGGTTTGAAGTTTCGGTAACCCGTCGGTATGGTCGCTGTGCGCGTGCGTCAGGAGGATCGCAGCGGGATTTACATTGTGAGCATCCAGTTGTTCCAAGACGAGATCTGGATGCGCCGCGGTGTCGATAATTGCAGCATCGTTGGTTGTTTTGCAAATCAAGAGATATGCATTGACGGGCCATCCGCCGACGGGTGCGCTGATTGTGATAACCTCAAGATTTGCGTCGCTACGCTGCGGTGGTGGTTCAGGTTCCCACTGTTCTGTCGCGATGTCAAGCAGTTTGGTACCGTCCAAATTCAGTACTTCTGCGAGACGAAAGACTTGCGTTTCGGTAGGTTTTAAGGTATACTGTTCCATACGCGCAAGTTCTGCCTCTCTGATACCAGCAGCACTTGCAGCTTGACTTTGAGACAGGTCTTGTCCGCGTCGGGCTTTGCCAATGATGTCACCAAATTCATCTTCGAGTGCATAAGCCATGGTGGTGTTCTCCTTAACTTTTTAGTTTGAGGAACATTATAGCAAAAGAATCAGCATAATGCAATTGAAAAGAGTTAGAATCAAAGGAAGGAGAGATTCTGATGGACATTCCAAAAAATGGATATGAACAAGCGGCAATATCCCTCGCCCCGCTGGAAACTGATATGACGTTAGAAGATTTTCTTGAGAGCGATTTAGAGGGATATGAATATATGAAAGGAAAGTTAATACCGATGGCACCACCGACAATGGAGCACGGTGAAATCAGTATGAGCCTTAGTTTGCTGTTAGGTGTTCATATTCGTGAAAATGGGTTGGGGCGTTTGTATCCGGCAGATACCGACTTTAAATTGGGGGACCGACTGGTTAAACCGGATGTCGCGTTTGTTTCTACAGCGAGGTTGCCTGAAAACAGGAACCAGGCATCTCCTATAGCACCAGATCTCGCTGTTGAGGTAGTGTCACCATCCGATGTTTTTCGGCGTGTGATTGAAAAAGCGTTCGCTTATCTTGAAGCTGGTACACAGATAGTCTGGATTGTCGAACCCACTTCACAAACGGTACGAGTGTATCGATCCGAAACACCTATCAGGGTGTTAGGAATTAAGGACACGCTCACGGGTGAAGATGTTGTTGATGGGTTTTCGTGTCAAGTCGCACAACTTTTTGAATAAGGAGATTTTTATGAAGCTTGGTTTAGTTACATATAATATGGCAAAAGATTGGGATGTCCCCACAATCATTGAAAAGTGTGTGGAGACAGGGTTCTCAGGTGTGGAATTGCGGACAACGCATGCTCACGGCGTTGAAGTTGAACTTTCGGCAAACGAAAGGGCAGCAGTAAAACAACAATTCGCTGATTCTCCAATTGAGATTGCCGGTTTAGGTTCCGCGTTTGATTACCATGCCGTGGATCAGGCAGTGGTTCGTCAGAATATAGAAGGGACGAAGGTATATTCTCAGCTCGCAGCGGATGTTGGGGCACCCGGTGTGAAGGTGCGTCCGAATGGACTCCCTGAAGAAGTGCCTGTTGAAAAGACGTTGGAACAGATTGGATTAGCGTTACGCGAGTGTGGTGAATTCGCTGCGGATCTCGGTGTGCAGATTCGGTTGGAAGTACACGGTGGTGGTACCTCTGAACTCCGACATATCCGTACGATTATTGATGTCGCTGATCACGACAACGTCTACGTCTGCTGGAATTCCAATTTCGGTGAGGTAGAAAACGGTTCCATTCAAAAGAACTTTGATCTCGTGAAAGGCAGAATCGGCTTGGTGCATATCACCGAACTGCATCGACGTGAGTATCCGTGGCGTGAGCTTTTTACACTCTTGAGAGATTCAGGGTATTCGGGGTACACCCTTGCGGAAATCGCCGGAAGTTCCGATCCAGAACGCGTAATGAATTTCTATCGGGCATTGTGGGAAGAATTATCACGGTAGAAGGAGACTTCTGATGAATATTCTAAAAACTGACCCGGAACAAGGTGTAATCCCTCCGACCCCGATAGAAACTGATATGACGCTTGAGGAATTCCTTCAAAGCGATTTAGAGGGATATGAATATGTGAAAGGGGAACTCATACCCATGCCACCGACTTCAGGAGAACACGGCGATATTAGTATGAACCTTGTCTTGCCTTTAGGCACGTATGTCCGCGAAAATCAACTGGGCCGTGTCTACACATCGGACACCGGTTTTAAGATTGGCGATAGGTTCCTGATACCAGATGTTGCGTTCGTTTCAGCAGCGCGGCTCCCTGAAAACCGACGCAAGGCGTTCTCAATCCCACCAGATCTGGCTGTTGAAATCGTTTCCCCAACAGACGTTCTGTTCCGTGTCTTTGAAAAAGCTCTCACCTATCCGAGTGCGGGAACCCAACTCGTTTGGGTGATTGAACCTGTGGCAAAAACGGTAACGGTCTATCGCTCAGAGACAGATATCAAAGTGCTTACACGCGAAGATACACTTACGGGTGAAGATATCATCGAAGGATTTTCGTGTAAAATCTCACAACTTTTTGAATGAGGATAGACACCATTGTTCAAATCGCGGTTTCACATTTTATCTATAGGGATACTTCTTTTGAGTGCTATCAGGATCGGCGCAGCACCTGAAACGGTCTGTCTCAGCAATGCTGCATGGACAGTTGACATTGTTCCGCAGTCGCTCGCCGTAGAGACATATCCGGCGGATTCGGAAGTATCCGTGCCGATTTCATGGGGACAAACCGGGTTTAGCAATATAACGGAATTCTCTCAAGAAGACAATACTGTCAGTTGGCGGCTGCCAGAGCACTTTCTTACCGTTCACTTTGAACTGATAGACGATTCGCTATCCGTTGAGTTTATTCAGGATAAAGGGACAAATGACGCATTAAGTTTAACATGGCCCGTTATTGAAGATTTTGAATCTCTCCGTGGATACATTTTACCTTTTTTTGAGGGGAGTTACGTACCGAAAGATGACGTTACATGGCGGGACTTTTTGACCGAACGGGGACCGATAAACACAACCGCAGGTCTCTCAATGCCCTTTTGGGGGTTGCACCTCAATGAGCGAACGCTTACCTATATTTTAACCAATCCGTTCAACAACCAAATCCATTTCCACAAGACATTAACTCCTGGATTAGGCATGCAGGTATCGCATACCTTCACACCAAATTGGGAACAGAAAAGGTATGAGGTGCGTATCACGCTTGATGCAGCATCGCCAGTTGCCCCCGCCAAGCGTTACCGAAAGTGGCTGGAACAGAATGCCGAATTCGTTTCTTTTCATGAAAAGATTCGACAGACGCGTGCCGCGAGGAAGCTACTCGGTGCTGCCCATATCTACTTATGGGGCGGTAAACTTCTTAGCCAGTACGATGTAATGGATTGGAAGACGTTCGCCACAAGACTAAGTGGTGATAGCGGGGTTGCGAGACAGATTTGGACGCAACTGAACACAGAGGCACGAGAAGCAATTCATGAAATCTCGCAGGCGGACTATCCGCCCAAATACAGTTTACGCGTTGTAAGTCGTGCGATAAGTGAGCAACTTGAAAAGCAAAGTTTTTACGAGCCAGCCATTTGGACAGAGATTTCTCCTATGTCGGAAACAAAAGCGTTAATTTCGCAGGATGTATCCACGCTATCACTACCAGAGATTTACCGGCGCAACTGTCTTATACTATATGCAGCGTTTCCCGATATACTGCGACATCCAGACGAATGGGGTGACGGTCTTTCTGTAAAACTGCTGGAACAGTTTGCCGAAAATGGATTGGACAGGCTTTGGCTCGGTGTAGATTCATGGCAGGACGGATTTCGGCATCCGACTGCCGTCGCGAAGGCAAAAGAACTCGGTTATCTGGTTGGGCCGTATGACTCCTACCATAGCATTCACCACCCTAACGAAAAGGATACATGGGAAACCGCACAGTTTGATTTGTCGCTTTATGAGACTGGTGCAATTGTCAATGCAGACGGCACGAAGAATCGAGGATTTAAAAAGAAAGGGTATCATTTAAGTCCGCTCGTCGCGCAGCCTTATGTCGAAAGTCGTGTCAACGATATTGTTGAACAGATGCCATCAGATTTCAATACGTGGTTTATCGACTGTGACGCTTACGGCGAACTTTTCGACGATTATTCACTGGCCCATCCCGCGACGCAGTTGGATGACATGAACGCACGACTCGCTCGTATTGCGTGGATTCGGGATACGCACAACATGGTCGTCGGTTCGGAAGGCGGTGCTGCTTATTCGGCATCCACAATTCACTTTGCCCACGGCATGATGGTTCCCGTTATCGGATGGGGTGATCCAGATATGAAGACGAAAACCTCGCCTTACTATATTGGTGGGTACTGGCCCCCCGAAGGTCCGGCAATTCACCTAAAGCAGGTGCCTCTCAAATCGAACTATCTATATCTCTATTACGATCCGCGTTTTC
Protein-coding regions in this window:
- a CDS encoding Uma2 family endonuclease, with protein sequence MNILKTDPEQGVIPPTPIETDMTLEEFLQSDLEGYEYVKGELIPMPPTSGEHGDISMNLVLPLGTYVRENQLGRVYTSDTGFKIGDRFLIPDVAFVSAARLPENRRKAFSIPPDLAVEIVSPTDVLFRVFEKALTYPSAGTQLVWVIEPVAKTVTVYRSETDIKVLTREDTLTGEDIIEGFSCKISQLFE